In Syngnathus scovelli strain Florida chromosome 10, RoL_Ssco_1.2, whole genome shotgun sequence, the following are encoded in one genomic region:
- the rnf220b gene encoding E3 ubiquitin-protein ligase RNF220 isoform X1, with the protein MDLHRPFKMDSSSYMPAPLASPALMVLASTAEAGRDASVPCQAPRPFGIPVSVEKDLHLPFPSASYTFASMYQRQGPVSGPFPGRDFPASLLHLHPQFTPPNLDCSTLGMLHHSGVGGAFRPFSSPHDERESIGYHSAFTPAKRLKSCFSEAEGKDFDFGSPGGSIKSGEDSARKLFSMSGLLSDGEASSSPEERREHSGKVKVLYDAGAPVCPVCQSVLRPGELQEHMEQELAKLSQIQISVTSVQHDHLMRTPKSLSFSLHIKREGGHPSSPPRPADDIHSDRYQTFLRVRANRHTRLNVDDLCWCRCYVKSAPLRPHSTGAHLDCTQAVRISKMKRRKPDEGQEVPADTTPSEDEWNERRKIQMMSLVGGFKGSMLVSSTSKEGRDSDADLDVDGDDTLEYGRVQYTETDVIMCSGENNKETTANSGGTLPDSGVHREISKWSNEESPSTSSGDKIDASTAVLPKTCKNNDIDILPEDSALTSLDALKSRIRDLEKQLCKGDRFKCLICMDTYSTPLTSIQCWHVHCEECWLRTLGAKKLCPQCNTITSPGDLRRVYL; encoded by the exons ATGGACCTCCATCGCCCCTTCAAGATGGACAGCTCCTCCTACATGCCAGCTCCCCTCGCTTCCCCCGCTCTCATGGTCCTCGCCTCCACCGCTGAGGCTGGTCGAGATGCGTCCGTCCCCTGCCAGGCTCCCAGGCCCTTTGGGATCCCCGTTTCGGTGGAGAAAGACCTCCACCTGCCCTTCCCCTCGGCGTCCTACACCTTCGCCTCCATGTATCAGCGCCAGGGACCGGTGTCAGGCCCCTTTCCTGGCCGAGACTTCCCGGCCTCCCTGCTGCACCTGCACCCCCAGTTCACCCCACCCAACCTGGACTGCTCCACCCTGGGCATGCTCCACCACAGCGGGGTCGGCGGCGCCTTTCGGCCTTTCTCATCACCGCACGACGAGAGGGAGTCGATCGGTTACCACTCGGCCTTCACGCCCGCAAAGAGGCTGAAAAGTTGCTTCTCGGAGGCGGAGGGtaaagactttgactttggctcTCCCGGAGGCTCCATCAAAAGTGGAGAAGATTCGGCGAGGAAGCTGTTCTCCATGTCTGGCCTGCTTTCCGATGGTGAGGCATCATCCAGCCCGGAGGAGCGCAGAGAGCACA GTGGCAAAGTGAAGGTGCTCTACGACGCCGGAGCTCCAGTGTGTCCAGTGTGTCAGAGCGTTCTGCGACCAGGGGAGCTGCAAGAACATATGGAGCAGGAATTAGCCAAACTCAGCCAGATTCAAATCAG TGTCACTTCGGTGCAGCACGACCACCTCATGAGGACGCCAAAG tcTCTTTCATTCTCTCTGCATATCAAACGCGAAGGAGGTCATCCGAGCTCACCTCCTCGACCGGCTGATGACATCCATTCTGACCGTTACCAG ACTTTTCTGCGTGTGCGGGCCAACAGACACACACGACTAAACG TCGACGACCTCTGCTGGTGCAGGTGCTACGTCAAATCTGCCCCATTACGCCCACACAGCACAGGAGCCCACCTAGACTGCACACAAGCTG TCAGGATCAGCAAAATGAAGCGGAGGAAACCAGACGAGGGTCAG GAGGTCCCTGCAGACACAACACCATCAGAGGATGAGTGGAACGAAAGGCGGAAGATACAGATGATGTCGCTCGTCGGAGGGTTCAAAG GTTCAATGTTGGTGAGCAGCACGTCTAAAGAAGGTCGGGACAGCGATGCAGACCTCGACGTGGATGGAGACGACACCTTAGAGTACGGCCGAGTCCA ATACACAGAGACAGATGTAATCATGTGTTCCGGGGAAAACAACAAGGAGACGACAGCTAA CAGTGGTGGAACATTGCCCGATTCTGGAGTACACCGGGAAATTTCCAAATGGTCAAATGAAG AGAGTCCGTCCACCAGCAGTGGAGATAAAATCGATGCAAGCACAGCTGTTCTTCCCAAAACCTGCAAAAACAATGACATCGACAT ACTCCCTGAAGACTCTGCGTTGACATCCCTGGATGCTCTTAAATCTCGGATACGGGATCTGGAAAAACAGTTGTGTAAAGGAGACAGATTTAAATGCCTCATCTGCATG GACACTTATTCAACCCCACTGACTTCCATCCAATGCTGGCATGTTCACTGTGAGGAGTGTTGGCTCCGAACACTG GGAGCAAAGAAATTGTGCCCTCAGTGCAACACCATCACCTCGCCCGGCGACTTGCGGAGGGTCTATCTGTGA
- the rnf220b gene encoding E3 ubiquitin-protein ligase RNF220 isoform X2 has protein sequence MDLHRPFKMDSSSYMPAPLASPALMVLASTAEAGRDASVPCQAPRPFGIPVSVEKDLHLPFPSASYTFASMYQRQGPVSGPFPGRDFPASLLHLHPQFTPPNLDCSTLGMLHHSGVGGAFRPFSSPHDERESIGYHSAFTPAKRLKSCFSEAEGKDFDFGSPGGSIKSGEDSARKLFSMSGLLSDGEASSSPEERREHSGKVKVLYDAGAPVCPVCQSVLRPGELQEHMEQELAKLSQIQISVTSVQHDHLMRTPKSLSFSLHIKREGGHPSSPPRPADDIHSDRYQTFLRVRANRHTRLNVDDLCWCRCYVKSAPLRPHSTGAHLDCTQAVRISKMKRRKPDEGQEVPADTTPSEDEWNERRKIQMMSLVGGFKGSMLVSSTSKEGRDSDADLDVDGDDTLEYGRVQYTETDVIMCSGENNKETTANGGTLPDSGVHREISKWSNEESPSTSSGDKIDASTAVLPKTCKNNDIDILPEDSALTSLDALKSRIRDLEKQLCKGDRFKCLICMDTYSTPLTSIQCWHVHCEECWLRTLGAKKLCPQCNTITSPGDLRRVYL, from the exons ATGGACCTCCATCGCCCCTTCAAGATGGACAGCTCCTCCTACATGCCAGCTCCCCTCGCTTCCCCCGCTCTCATGGTCCTCGCCTCCACCGCTGAGGCTGGTCGAGATGCGTCCGTCCCCTGCCAGGCTCCCAGGCCCTTTGGGATCCCCGTTTCGGTGGAGAAAGACCTCCACCTGCCCTTCCCCTCGGCGTCCTACACCTTCGCCTCCATGTATCAGCGCCAGGGACCGGTGTCAGGCCCCTTTCCTGGCCGAGACTTCCCGGCCTCCCTGCTGCACCTGCACCCCCAGTTCACCCCACCCAACCTGGACTGCTCCACCCTGGGCATGCTCCACCACAGCGGGGTCGGCGGCGCCTTTCGGCCTTTCTCATCACCGCACGACGAGAGGGAGTCGATCGGTTACCACTCGGCCTTCACGCCCGCAAAGAGGCTGAAAAGTTGCTTCTCGGAGGCGGAGGGtaaagactttgactttggctcTCCCGGAGGCTCCATCAAAAGTGGAGAAGATTCGGCGAGGAAGCTGTTCTCCATGTCTGGCCTGCTTTCCGATGGTGAGGCATCATCCAGCCCGGAGGAGCGCAGAGAGCACA GTGGCAAAGTGAAGGTGCTCTACGACGCCGGAGCTCCAGTGTGTCCAGTGTGTCAGAGCGTTCTGCGACCAGGGGAGCTGCAAGAACATATGGAGCAGGAATTAGCCAAACTCAGCCAGATTCAAATCAG TGTCACTTCGGTGCAGCACGACCACCTCATGAGGACGCCAAAG tcTCTTTCATTCTCTCTGCATATCAAACGCGAAGGAGGTCATCCGAGCTCACCTCCTCGACCGGCTGATGACATCCATTCTGACCGTTACCAG ACTTTTCTGCGTGTGCGGGCCAACAGACACACACGACTAAACG TCGACGACCTCTGCTGGTGCAGGTGCTACGTCAAATCTGCCCCATTACGCCCACACAGCACAGGAGCCCACCTAGACTGCACACAAGCTG TCAGGATCAGCAAAATGAAGCGGAGGAAACCAGACGAGGGTCAG GAGGTCCCTGCAGACACAACACCATCAGAGGATGAGTGGAACGAAAGGCGGAAGATACAGATGATGTCGCTCGTCGGAGGGTTCAAAG GTTCAATGTTGGTGAGCAGCACGTCTAAAGAAGGTCGGGACAGCGATGCAGACCTCGACGTGGATGGAGACGACACCTTAGAGTACGGCCGAGTCCA ATACACAGAGACAGATGTAATCATGTGTTCCGGGGAAAACAACAAGGAGACGACAGCTAA TGGTGGAACATTGCCCGATTCTGGAGTACACCGGGAAATTTCCAAATGGTCAAATGAAG AGAGTCCGTCCACCAGCAGTGGAGATAAAATCGATGCAAGCACAGCTGTTCTTCCCAAAACCTGCAAAAACAATGACATCGACAT ACTCCCTGAAGACTCTGCGTTGACATCCCTGGATGCTCTTAAATCTCGGATACGGGATCTGGAAAAACAGTTGTGTAAAGGAGACAGATTTAAATGCCTCATCTGCATG GACACTTATTCAACCCCACTGACTTCCATCCAATGCTGGCATGTTCACTGTGAGGAGTGTTGGCTCCGAACACTG GGAGCAAAGAAATTGTGCCCTCAGTGCAACACCATCACCTCGCCCGGCGACTTGCGGAGGGTCTATCTGTGA
- the rnf220b gene encoding E3 ubiquitin-protein ligase RNF220 isoform X3 — protein sequence MDLHRPFKMDSSSYMPAPLASPALMVLASTAEAGRDASVPCQAPRPFGIPVSVEKDLHLPFPSASYTFASMYQRQGPVSGPFPGRDFPASLLHLHPQFTPPNLDCSTLGMLHHSGVGGAFRPFSSPHDERESIGYHSAFTPAKRLKSCFSEAEGKDFDFGSPGGSIKSGEDSARKLFSMSGLLSDGEASSSPEERREHSGKVKVLYDAGAPVCPVCQSVLRPGELQEHMEQELAKLSQIQISVTSVQHDHLMRTPKSLSFSLHIKREGGHPSSPPRPADDIHSDRYQTFLRVRANRHTRLNVRISKMKRRKPDEGQEVPADTTPSEDEWNERRKIQMMSLVGGFKGSMLVSSTSKEGRDSDADLDVDGDDTLEYGRVQYTETDVIMCSGENNKETTANSGGTLPDSGVHREISKWSNEESPSTSSGDKIDASTAVLPKTCKNNDIDILPEDSALTSLDALKSRIRDLEKQLCKGDRFKCLICMDTYSTPLTSIQCWHVHCEECWLRTLGAKKLCPQCNTITSPGDLRRVYL from the exons ATGGACCTCCATCGCCCCTTCAAGATGGACAGCTCCTCCTACATGCCAGCTCCCCTCGCTTCCCCCGCTCTCATGGTCCTCGCCTCCACCGCTGAGGCTGGTCGAGATGCGTCCGTCCCCTGCCAGGCTCCCAGGCCCTTTGGGATCCCCGTTTCGGTGGAGAAAGACCTCCACCTGCCCTTCCCCTCGGCGTCCTACACCTTCGCCTCCATGTATCAGCGCCAGGGACCGGTGTCAGGCCCCTTTCCTGGCCGAGACTTCCCGGCCTCCCTGCTGCACCTGCACCCCCAGTTCACCCCACCCAACCTGGACTGCTCCACCCTGGGCATGCTCCACCACAGCGGGGTCGGCGGCGCCTTTCGGCCTTTCTCATCACCGCACGACGAGAGGGAGTCGATCGGTTACCACTCGGCCTTCACGCCCGCAAAGAGGCTGAAAAGTTGCTTCTCGGAGGCGGAGGGtaaagactttgactttggctcTCCCGGAGGCTCCATCAAAAGTGGAGAAGATTCGGCGAGGAAGCTGTTCTCCATGTCTGGCCTGCTTTCCGATGGTGAGGCATCATCCAGCCCGGAGGAGCGCAGAGAGCACA GTGGCAAAGTGAAGGTGCTCTACGACGCCGGAGCTCCAGTGTGTCCAGTGTGTCAGAGCGTTCTGCGACCAGGGGAGCTGCAAGAACATATGGAGCAGGAATTAGCCAAACTCAGCCAGATTCAAATCAG TGTCACTTCGGTGCAGCACGACCACCTCATGAGGACGCCAAAG tcTCTTTCATTCTCTCTGCATATCAAACGCGAAGGAGGTCATCCGAGCTCACCTCCTCGACCGGCTGATGACATCCATTCTGACCGTTACCAG ACTTTTCTGCGTGTGCGGGCCAACAGACACACACGACTAAACG TCAGGATCAGCAAAATGAAGCGGAGGAAACCAGACGAGGGTCAG GAGGTCCCTGCAGACACAACACCATCAGAGGATGAGTGGAACGAAAGGCGGAAGATACAGATGATGTCGCTCGTCGGAGGGTTCAAAG GTTCAATGTTGGTGAGCAGCACGTCTAAAGAAGGTCGGGACAGCGATGCAGACCTCGACGTGGATGGAGACGACACCTTAGAGTACGGCCGAGTCCA ATACACAGAGACAGATGTAATCATGTGTTCCGGGGAAAACAACAAGGAGACGACAGCTAA CAGTGGTGGAACATTGCCCGATTCTGGAGTACACCGGGAAATTTCCAAATGGTCAAATGAAG AGAGTCCGTCCACCAGCAGTGGAGATAAAATCGATGCAAGCACAGCTGTTCTTCCCAAAACCTGCAAAAACAATGACATCGACAT ACTCCCTGAAGACTCTGCGTTGACATCCCTGGATGCTCTTAAATCTCGGATACGGGATCTGGAAAAACAGTTGTGTAAAGGAGACAGATTTAAATGCCTCATCTGCATG GACACTTATTCAACCCCACTGACTTCCATCCAATGCTGGCATGTTCACTGTGAGGAGTGTTGGCTCCGAACACTG GGAGCAAAGAAATTGTGCCCTCAGTGCAACACCATCACCTCGCCCGGCGACTTGCGGAGGGTCTATCTGTGA